Genomic window (Burkholderia pyrrocinia):
ACGAAATCACGCTCCGCACGCAGGACGGCCTCGACATCGTCGCGGTGATCACCCACGGCAGCGCGGCTTCGCTGGGCCTCGCGGCCGGCTCGAAGGCGTTCGCGCTCGCCAAGGCATCGTCGGTCATCGTGATGGTCGACGTCGACAGCAGCAAGGTGTCGGCCCGCAACTGCGTCGCGGGCACCGTGTCGTCGGTCGCAAAGGGCGCGGTCAATTCGGAAGTCGTGATCAAGGCCGCAAGCGGCGCCGAGATCGTCGCGATCGTCACCAACGACAGCGTCGATCGTCTGGGCCTCGCGAGCGGCAAGGCCGCATCCGCGATCTTCAAGGCATCGAGCGTGATCGTCGGCGTCGAGTGATCGCATGACGAGCGCCGCGATCGCGATCCGGTTTGCGCCG
Coding sequences:
- a CDS encoding TOBE domain-containing protein; translated protein: MRTSARNHFAGQVSAVKPGAVNDEITLRTQDGLDIVAVITHGSAASLGLAAGSKAFALAKASSVIVMVDVDSSKVSARNCVAGTVSSVAKGAVNSEVVIKAASGAEIVAIVTNDSVDRLGLASGKAASAIFKASSVIVGVE